From Dehalococcoidales bacterium, one genomic window encodes:
- a CDS encoding helix-turn-helix transcriptional regulator — MINRVNSQNLGMQLKQRRLMVPLTLRRMAALSGISSSHLGRIERGERFPSALVLQRIARPLGINESELFLLAGYLSPPMAGVEEEKSRYGAGQLDPYVTRTLSQEPAEVQRTVIGILSILKSIALTMK, encoded by the coding sequence ATGATTAACCGAGTTAACAGCCAGAACCTGGGCATGCAGCTTAAACAGAGAAGACTGATGGTACCGCTGACCTTGCGCCGGATGGCAGCGCTCTCCGGCATATCATCGTCTCATCTGGGCCGTATCGAGAGGGGGGAGAGGTTCCCATCCGCCCTGGTTCTGCAAAGAATCGCCAGACCATTGGGCATTAATGAAAGCGAGCTGTTCCTGCTGGCCGGTTATCTGTCCCCGCCGATGGCCGGCGTGGAGGAAGAGAAAAGCAGGTATGGCGCAGGGCAACTTGACCCTTATGTCACCCGGACGTTGAGTCAGGAGCCGGCCGAAGTGCAACGTACTGTCATTGGGATACTGAGCATCTTGAAAAGCATTGCCCTGACCATGAAGTGA